The proteins below are encoded in one region of Stenotrophomonas bentonitica:
- the gyrA gene encoding DNA gyrase subunit A: MAENAKEIIQVNLEDEMRKSYLDYAMSVIVGRALPDARDGLKPVHRRVLYAMNELNAHSNKPYYKSARIVGDVIGKYHPHGDQSVYDTLVRMAQPFSLRYMLVDGQGNFGSVDGDSAAAMRYTEARMSRLTHELMADIDKETVDFQPNYDEKELEPTVMPTRFPNLLVNGSAGIAVGMATNIPPHNLTESINACIALIENPEIDVDGLMEYIPGPDFPTSGIINGTAGIVAGYRTGRGRVRIRAKADIEVADNGRESIIVTEIPYQVNKARLIEKIAELVKEKKLEGISELRDESDKDGMRIYIEIKRGESAEVVLNNLYQQTQMESVFGINMVALVDGRPQLMNLKQMLEAFVRHRREVVTRRTVFELRKARARAHVLEGLTVALANIDEMIELIKTSPNPNEARERMLARLWEPGLVGSMLGAAGAETSRPEDLPKGVGLIEGGYQLTEIQATQILEMRLHRLTGLEQDRLTEEYKQLLETIAGLIHILEDPDRLLQVIREELINVRTEFGDERRTEIRHSEEDLDILDLIAPEDVVVTVSHAGYVKRQPVSAYRAQRRGGRGRSAAATKEEDFIEQLWLVNTHDTLLTFTSSGKVFWLPVHQLPEAGSNARGRPIINWIPLENGERVQAVLPVREYAEGQFVFFATRNGTVKKTPLSEFAFRLARGKIAINLDEGDALVGVGLTDGDRDILLFASNGKTVRFGEDRVRSMGRTATGVRGIKMAKGEEVVSLIVAERAGGSDDENEDDVQVEETAVENGDAVIEGGDDDSMLYILTATENGYGKRTPLPDYPRKGRGTQGVIGIQTTERNGKLVSAVLMGSRDEVLLISDGGTLVRTRGSEISRVGRNTQGVTLIRLSKDEKLQAVERMDASIDDVEDEVEVAATPAEVAATPATGDDNPQG, translated from the coding sequence ATGGCAGAAAACGCCAAGGAAATCATCCAGGTCAACCTGGAAGACGAGATGCGCAAGAGCTACCTCGATTACGCCATGAGCGTGATCGTGGGCCGCGCCCTCCCGGATGCACGCGACGGCCTCAAGCCGGTGCATCGCCGCGTGCTGTACGCGATGAACGAACTGAACGCGCATAGCAACAAGCCGTACTACAAGTCGGCGCGTATCGTCGGTGACGTCATCGGTAAGTACCACCCGCATGGCGACCAGTCGGTGTACGACACCCTGGTGCGCATGGCGCAGCCGTTCTCGCTGCGCTACATGCTGGTCGACGGCCAGGGTAACTTCGGTTCGGTCGACGGCGACTCCGCCGCGGCGATGCGTTACACCGAAGCCCGCATGTCGCGGCTCACCCACGAGCTGATGGCCGACATCGACAAGGAAACCGTCGATTTCCAGCCCAACTACGACGAAAAGGAACTGGAGCCGACGGTCATGCCGACCCGGTTCCCGAACCTGCTGGTCAACGGTTCGGCCGGCATCGCGGTGGGCATGGCCACCAACATCCCGCCGCACAACCTGACCGAGTCGATCAACGCCTGCATCGCGCTGATCGAAAATCCGGAGATCGACGTTGACGGCCTGATGGAGTACATCCCGGGCCCGGATTTCCCGACCTCGGGCATCATCAACGGTACCGCCGGCATCGTCGCTGGCTACCGCACCGGTCGTGGCCGGGTGCGCATCCGCGCCAAGGCCGATATCGAAGTGGCCGACAACGGCCGCGAATCGATCATCGTCACCGAGATCCCGTACCAGGTGAACAAGGCCCGGTTGATCGAGAAGATCGCCGAGCTGGTCAAGGAAAAGAAGCTCGAAGGCATCAGCGAGCTGCGCGATGAGTCCGACAAGGACGGCATGCGCATCTACATCGAAATCAAGCGCGGCGAGTCGGCGGAAGTTGTGTTGAACAACCTCTACCAGCAGACCCAGATGGAGTCGGTGTTCGGCATCAACATGGTGGCGCTGGTCGACGGCCGCCCGCAGTTGATGAACCTCAAGCAGATGCTCGAGGCCTTCGTGCGCCACCGCCGCGAAGTGGTCACCCGCCGCACCGTGTTCGAGCTGCGCAAGGCGCGCGCCCGTGCCCACGTGCTGGAAGGCCTGACCGTTGCGCTGGCCAACATCGACGAGATGATCGAACTGATCAAGACCTCGCCCAATCCCAACGAAGCCCGCGAGCGCATGCTCGCGCGCCTGTGGGAACCGGGCCTGGTCGGTTCGATGCTGGGTGCGGCCGGTGCGGAAACCTCCCGTCCGGAAGACCTGCCCAAGGGCGTGGGCCTGATCGAAGGCGGCTACCAGCTGACCGAGATCCAGGCCACCCAGATCCTGGAAATGCGCCTGCACCGCCTGACCGGGCTGGAGCAGGATCGCCTGACCGAAGAGTACAAGCAGCTGCTGGAAACCATCGCCGGGCTGATCCACATCCTGGAAGATCCGGACCGCCTGCTGCAGGTCATCCGCGAAGAGCTGATCAACGTGCGCACCGAGTTCGGCGACGAACGCCGCACCGAGATCCGCCACAGCGAAGAAGACCTGGACATCCTCGACCTGATCGCGCCGGAAGACGTGGTGGTGACCGTGTCGCATGCCGGCTACGTCAAGCGCCAGCCGGTCAGCGCCTACCGCGCGCAGCGTCGTGGCGGCCGTGGCCGCAGTGCGGCGGCGACCAAGGAAGAAGATTTCATCGAACAGCTGTGGCTGGTCAACACGCACGACACGCTGCTGACCTTCACCAGTTCGGGCAAGGTGTTCTGGCTGCCGGTGCACCAGCTGCCCGAAGCCGGTTCGAACGCGCGTGGGCGTCCGATCATCAACTGGATCCCGCTCGAGAACGGTGAGCGCGTGCAGGCGGTGCTGCCGGTCCGCGAGTACGCCGAAGGCCAGTTCGTGTTCTTCGCCACCCGCAACGGCACGGTCAAGAAGACCCCGCTCAGCGAGTTCGCGTTCCGCCTGGCGCGCGGCAAGATCGCCATCAACCTCGACGAGGGCGATGCGCTGGTCGGTGTCGGCTTGACCGACGGCGACCGCGACATCCTGCTGTTCGCCTCCAACGGCAAGACCGTGCGCTTCGGCGAAGACCGGGTCCGCTCGATGGGCCGTACCGCCACCGGCGTGCGCGGCATCAAGATGGCCAAGGGCGAGGAAGTGGTCAGCCTGATCGTGGCCGAGCGTGCCGGCGGCAGCGATGACGAGAACGAAGACGACGTGCAGGTCGAAGAAACCGCGGTCGAGAACGGCGACGCCGTGATCGAGGGTGGCGACGACGACAGCATGCTGTACATCCTGACCGCGACCGAGAACGGCTACGGCAAGCGCACCCCGCTGCCGGATTACCCGCGCAAGGGCCGTGGCACCCAGGGCGTGATCGGCATCCAGACCACCGAGCGCAACGGCAAGCTGGTCAGCGCGGTGCTGATGGGCTCGCGCGACGAGGTCCTGCTGATCTCCGACGGCGGCACCCTGGTGCGCACCCGCGGTTCGGAAATCTCGCGCGTGGGCCGCAACACCCAGGGCGTGACCCTGATCCGCCTGTCCAAGGACGAGAAGCTGCAGGCGGTGGAGCGGATGGACGCCTCCATCGACGACGTCGAGGATGAAGTCGAGGTCGCGGCAACGCCGGCCGAGGTTGCAGCGACACCCGCAACCGGCGACGACAACCCGCAGGGTTGA
- the mtnA gene encoding S-methyl-5-thioribose-1-phosphate isomerase, with protein sequence MNASPDIDYARYDHIRPILWTGDSLQLLDQRKLPFVVEHVECRDSDAVAEAIHALTVRGAPAIGIAAAWGVVLAAQQVQADDGAQALAKLEPALQRLNASRPTAVNLAWALARMRRALAPAGADWAQVLADEAQAIAEEDLAANRHMGALGAGLIDAGSGVLTHCNTGSLATAGFGTALGVIRAGMAQHRIGRVFAGETRPWLQGARLTVWELQQDGIDATLIADSAASHLMKTGAVQWVIVGADRICANGDTANKIGTYQLAIAARHHGVKFMVVAPSSTVDMDTADGAQIEIEQRDPGELYGVGGTRTVAEGIAAWNPVFDVTPGELIDAIVTEKGVILNPTVANMQAAFG encoded by the coding sequence ATGAACGCATCCCCCGATATCGACTACGCCCGCTACGACCACATCCGCCCGATCCTGTGGACCGGCGATTCCCTGCAGCTGCTCGACCAGCGCAAGCTGCCGTTCGTGGTGGAGCACGTGGAATGCCGTGACAGCGACGCGGTGGCCGAAGCCATCCACGCACTGACCGTGCGCGGCGCGCCCGCGATCGGGATCGCCGCGGCCTGGGGCGTGGTGCTGGCTGCACAGCAGGTCCAGGCCGACGACGGCGCCCAGGCGCTGGCCAAGCTGGAGCCGGCCCTGCAGCGCCTGAATGCCTCGCGCCCGACCGCCGTGAACCTGGCCTGGGCGCTGGCGCGCATGCGCCGCGCACTGGCCCCGGCCGGCGCCGACTGGGCGCAGGTGCTGGCCGATGAGGCGCAGGCCATCGCCGAGGAAGACCTGGCCGCCAACCGCCACATGGGCGCGCTGGGCGCCGGCCTGATCGACGCCGGCAGCGGCGTGCTGACCCACTGCAACACCGGCTCGCTGGCCACCGCCGGCTTTGGTACCGCGCTGGGCGTGATCCGCGCCGGCATGGCCCAGCACCGCATCGGCCGTGTGTTCGCCGGCGAAACCCGGCCGTGGCTGCAGGGCGCCCGCCTGACCGTGTGGGAACTGCAGCAGGACGGCATCGACGCCACCCTGATCGCCGACTCGGCCGCCTCGCACCTGATGAAGACCGGTGCGGTGCAGTGGGTGATCGTGGGCGCCGACCGCATCTGCGCCAACGGCGATACCGCCAACAAGATCGGCACCTACCAGCTGGCGATCGCCGCCCGCCACCACGGGGTCAAGTTCATGGTGGTGGCGCCGTCCTCCACGGTGGACATGGACACCGCCGACGGCGCGCAGATCGAGATCGAACAGCGCGACCCCGGCGAGCTGTACGGCGTCGGCGGCACCCGTACGGTGGCCGAGGGCATCGCCGCCTGGAACCCGGTCTTCGACGTCACCCCGGGCGAGCTGATCGACGCCATCGTGACCGAGAAGGGCGTGATCCTGAACCCCACCGTCGCCAACATGCAGGCCGCATTCGGCTGA
- a CDS encoding DUF3011 domain-containing protein, with protein MPSWDAPRWTLSALGLVLCAGMLPAVAQAETGYSAQVVRCQSRDMEWVHCDMPVANGVDLVRQLSDNSCVRGSEWGTDRTGVWVTLGCRAEFRSRSPSGADKDPGRNVRRVVRCESNGRPSSCPVILQGAPVRLLRQLGALPCREGHSWGVKRNEIWVTRGCQGDFEVGAADGSGFLNVPRTVVCESKSRQRRFCGAGISKSAVLVKQLSGSPCDEGRSWGWDTRGVWVDNGCRAEFQVN; from the coding sequence ATGCCGTCATGGGATGCGCCGCGCTGGACGCTGTCTGCATTGGGCCTGGTGCTGTGCGCCGGCATGCTGCCTGCCGTTGCCCAGGCCGAGACCGGCTACAGCGCCCAGGTCGTACGCTGCCAGTCGCGCGACATGGAGTGGGTGCACTGCGACATGCCGGTGGCCAACGGCGTCGACCTGGTCCGCCAGCTCTCCGACAACAGCTGCGTGCGTGGCTCCGAGTGGGGCACCGACCGCACCGGGGTGTGGGTCACCCTGGGCTGCCGGGCCGAATTCCGCAGCCGCAGTCCCTCCGGCGCCGACAAGGATCCCGGCCGCAACGTGCGCCGCGTGGTGCGCTGCGAATCCAACGGCCGCCCCAGCAGCTGCCCGGTGATCCTGCAGGGCGCACCGGTGCGCCTGCTGCGCCAGCTGGGCGCGTTGCCGTGCCGCGAAGGCCACAGTTGGGGCGTCAAGCGCAACGAGATCTGGGTCACCCGCGGCTGCCAGGGCGATTTCGAAGTGGGTGCGGCCGACGGCAGCGGTTTCCTCAACGTGCCGCGCACCGTGGTCTGCGAGTCCAAGTCCCGCCAGCGCCGGTTCTGCGGTGCCGGGATCAGCAAAAGCGCGGTACTGGTCAAGCAGCTCTCCGGCAGCCCCTGCGACGAAGGCCGCAGCTGGGGCTGGGACACGCGCGGGGTGTGGGTCGACAACGGCTGCCGGGCCGAATTCCAGGTCAACTGA
- the epmA gene encoding EF-P lysine aminoacylase EpmA, whose amino-acid sequence MIAALRQRAALNALIRRFFAERDVLEVETPILSAAGNTEPNIDSFHTGFSGHVDAGTAQRWLRTSPEYPLKRLLAAGVGDCYELGRVFRNGEAGGRHNPEFTMLEWYRVAWDHHRLIEETAALVRAALALVQRDARLEVLDYRSLYRKHVGLDPFEATDAELQAPLADVRLDPEGLTRDDWLDLLMTHCIQPHFSDDCMTVVHDWPATQAALARVRPGTPPLAERFELYLGAVELANGYHELNDATEQRARFARDHALRSARGAVLPPVDERLIEALPSLPDCAGVAVGVDRLLMAMNRTGRIADVLAFDFAHA is encoded by the coding sequence GTGATCGCCGCACTGCGCCAGCGCGCTGCATTGAACGCGCTGATCCGCCGCTTCTTTGCCGAACGCGACGTGCTCGAAGTGGAAACCCCGATCCTGTCGGCGGCGGGCAACACCGAACCCAACATCGACAGCTTCCACACCGGTTTCAGCGGCCACGTCGATGCCGGCACGGCGCAGCGCTGGCTGCGGACCTCCCCGGAGTACCCGCTCAAGCGCCTGCTTGCGGCCGGCGTCGGCGACTGCTACGAGCTCGGCCGGGTGTTCCGCAACGGCGAGGCCGGCGGCCGGCACAACCCGGAGTTCACCATGCTCGAGTGGTACCGGGTCGCCTGGGACCACCACCGCCTGATCGAGGAAACCGCCGCGTTGGTGCGTGCCGCGCTGGCGCTGGTGCAGCGCGACGCCCGGCTGGAGGTCCTGGACTACCGCAGCCTGTACCGCAAGCACGTCGGGCTCGACCCGTTCGAGGCCACCGACGCGGAACTGCAGGCGCCGCTGGCCGACGTGCGCCTCGACCCCGAGGGGCTGACCCGCGACGACTGGCTGGACCTGCTGATGACCCACTGCATCCAGCCGCATTTCAGCGACGACTGCATGACCGTGGTGCACGACTGGCCGGCCACCCAGGCCGCACTGGCGCGGGTGCGCCCGGGCACGCCGCCGCTGGCCGAACGATTCGAGCTGTACCTCGGCGCGGTCGAGCTCGCCAACGGCTACCACGAACTGAACGATGCGACCGAACAGCGCGCCCGCTTCGCGCGCGACCACGCACTGCGAAGCGCACGCGGCGCGGTGTTGCCGCCGGTGGATGAACGCCTCATCGAGGCATTGCCGTCACTGCCGGACTGCGCCGGCGTGGCGGTCGGCGTGGACCGGCTGTTGATGGCGATGAACCGCACCGGGCGTATCGCCGACGTGCTTGCGTTCGACTTCGCGCACGCCTGA
- a CDS encoding GNAT family N-acetyltransferase has translation MHTAPLDFRLATVADTELVIGLMREFYAEDHLDFEEARVRRALAALLEDPRNGEVLLWLSETGEVVGHAALAMGFSLEQGGHFALLDELYLSHAARGRGRGKQALAILEQRANARGVERMRLEVNHHNELARRLYLATGYVDDTRSLLTLQLAKRLRDARA, from the coding sequence ATGCACACCGCACCCCTCGACTTCCGCCTTGCCACCGTCGCCGACACCGAACTGGTCATCGGCCTGATGCGCGAGTTCTACGCCGAAGACCACCTGGACTTCGAGGAAGCGCGCGTGCGCCGTGCGCTGGCCGCGCTGCTCGAGGACCCGCGCAACGGCGAGGTGCTGCTGTGGTTGTCCGAAACCGGTGAAGTGGTTGGCCACGCCGCGCTTGCGATGGGCTTCAGCCTGGAGCAGGGCGGCCACTTCGCGCTGCTCGACGAGCTGTACCTGAGCCACGCCGCACGCGGCCGCGGGCGCGGCAAGCAGGCGCTGGCCATCCTCGAACAGCGCGCCAACGCGCGCGGCGTGGAGCGCATGCGCCTGGAAGTGAACCACCACAACGAACTGGCGCGGCGCCTGTACCTGGCCACCGGCTATGTCGACGACACCCGCAGCCTGCTCACCCTGCAGCTGGCCAAGCGCCTGCGGGACGCGCGCGCGTGA